Proteins encoded together in one Carya illinoinensis cultivar Pawnee chromosome 3, C.illinoinensisPawnee_v1, whole genome shotgun sequence window:
- the LOC122303405 gene encoding O-fucosyltransferase 38 isoform X2, with amino-acid sequence MVNRGSSHNRTLAIRFLPRKPSPYVLTLYIISLFAFSIFVFLFYTRSILEEDERKPLLFGELQSEQIPEEKLWDSPFGYGLHPCVKPTSKYKVAQGSEHYITVRSNGGLNQMRTGISDMVAVARIMNATLVIPQLDKRSFWQDSSTFSDIFDELHFIEALKGDIRVVKELPKKLETIPRARKHFTSWSGMGYYEERTQLWKEYQVVHVAKSDSRLANNDLPLDMQRLRCRALYHALRFSPPIESLGKKLVERLRARGGRYIALHLRYEKDMLSFTGCTYGLTDAESEELRIMRETTNHWKVKVINSTEQRIGGFCPLTPKEVGIFLRALGYPQSTLIYIAAGEIYGGNTHLSELTSSFPNIAFKETLATQEELEAFNNHASQNAALDYIISVESDVFVPSYSGNMARAVEGHRRYLGHRKTITPDRKGLVEVFDKLETGELKEGSALSFLVRQMHENSNTRRFCPLSQGTNKKNSGAGACTR; translated from the exons ATGGTGAACAGAGGGTCTTCCCACAACAGGACTTTAGCTATCAGATTTCTCCCACGAAAACCGTCGCCTTATGTTCTCACACTTTACATTATATCTCTTTTTGCTTTCTCCATCTTCGTCTTTCTGTTCTATACGAGGAGTATCTTGGAGGAAGACGAGCGAAAACCGcttttatttggagaattgCAATCAGAGCAG ATTCCCGAAGAAAAACTTTGGGATTCTCCTTTCGGCTATGGACTACACCCATGTGTCAAGCCTACTTCTAAATATAAAG TTGCCCAAGGATCAGAGCACTATATAACTGTTCGAAGTAATGGAGGACTAAATCAAATGCGCACTGGT ATATCTGACATGGTTGCTGTTGCACGCATCATGAATGCTACCCTAGTCATTCCTCAACTAGATAAGCGTTCATTCTGGCAAGACTCTAG TACTTTTTCAGATATATTTGATGAGCTTCATTTCATTGAAGCCTTAAAAGGAGACATCAGGGTTGTGAAGGAGCTCCCGAAGAAGTTGGAAACCATTCCTCGGGCTCGGAAGCATTTCACTTCCTGGTCTGGCATGGGTTACTATGAAGAGCGGACACAATTATGGAAGGAATATCAG GTAGTTCATGTTGCAAAATCAGATTCTCGACTCGCAAACAATGATTTGCCTCTTGATATGCAGAGGTTGAGATGTCGTGCTCTATATCATGCACTCCGGTTCTCTCCCCCAATCGAGAGCCTGGGAAAG AAGCTGGTGGAGCGGCTGAGAGCACGAGGAGGAAGATACATAGCTCTTCATCTGAGATATGAGAAAGACATGTTGTCTTTTACTGGTTGTACTTATGGTTTGACTGATGCAGAATCTGAAGAGCTGAGAATTATGAG GGAGACTACAAACCATTGGAAGGTCAAAGTGATAAACTCTACAGAACAGAGAATTGGAGGCTTTTGTCCACTAACACCCAAAGAGGTCGGGATATTTCTTCGGGCTCTTGGTTATCCTCAATCAACATTAATTTATATTGCGGCTGGAGAAATTTATGGTGGTAATACTCACCTTTCGGAGCTAACGTCCAGCTTCCCAAACATAGCTTTCAAG GAAACACTTGCAACCCAGGAAGAATTGGAAGCATTCAATAATCATGCGTCTCAAAATGCAGCTCTTGATTACATTATCTCTGTAGAGAGTGATGTGTTTGTCCCATCATATTCTGGTAATATGGCACGAGCTGTCGAGGGGCACCGTAGATATCTAGGCCACCGCAAGACAATCACACCTGACAG GAAAGGACTAGTCGAAGTTTTCGATAAGCTGGAAACTGGGGAGCTTAAAGAAGGATCCGCATTGTCTTTTCTTGTTCGCCAGATGCATGAGAACAG CAACACGCGCCGCTTTTGTCCACTCTCTCAAGGAACCAACAAGAAAAACTCAGGCGCAGGCGCTTGTACTAGATAG
- the LOC122303405 gene encoding O-fucosyltransferase 38 isoform X1, whose product MVNRGSSHNRTLAIRFLPRKPSPYVLTLYIISLFAFSIFVFLFYTRSILEEDERKPLLFGELQSEQIPEEKLWDSPFGYGLHPCVKPTSKYKVAQGSEHYITVRSNGGLNQMRTGISDMVAVARIMNATLVIPQLDKRSFWQDSSTFSDIFDELHFIEALKGDIRVVKELPKKLETIPRARKHFTSWSGMGYYEERTQLWKEYQVVHVAKSDSRLANNDLPLDMQRLRCRALYHALRFSPPIESLGKKLVERLRARGGRYIALHLRYEKDMLSFTGCTYGLTDAESEELRIMRETTNHWKVKVINSTEQRIGGFCPLTPKEVGIFLRALGYPQSTLIYIAAGEIYGGNTHLSELTSSFPNIAFKETLATQEELEAFNNHASQNAALDYIISVESDVFVPSYSGNMARAVEGHRRYLGHRKTITPDRKGLVEVFDKLETGELKEGSALSFLVRQMHENRQGAPRKRRGSLPGIKGRARFRTEESFYENPYPECICSSKRQLQMT is encoded by the exons ATGGTGAACAGAGGGTCTTCCCACAACAGGACTTTAGCTATCAGATTTCTCCCACGAAAACCGTCGCCTTATGTTCTCACACTTTACATTATATCTCTTTTTGCTTTCTCCATCTTCGTCTTTCTGTTCTATACGAGGAGTATCTTGGAGGAAGACGAGCGAAAACCGcttttatttggagaattgCAATCAGAGCAG ATTCCCGAAGAAAAACTTTGGGATTCTCCTTTCGGCTATGGACTACACCCATGTGTCAAGCCTACTTCTAAATATAAAG TTGCCCAAGGATCAGAGCACTATATAACTGTTCGAAGTAATGGAGGACTAAATCAAATGCGCACTGGT ATATCTGACATGGTTGCTGTTGCACGCATCATGAATGCTACCCTAGTCATTCCTCAACTAGATAAGCGTTCATTCTGGCAAGACTCTAG TACTTTTTCAGATATATTTGATGAGCTTCATTTCATTGAAGCCTTAAAAGGAGACATCAGGGTTGTGAAGGAGCTCCCGAAGAAGTTGGAAACCATTCCTCGGGCTCGGAAGCATTTCACTTCCTGGTCTGGCATGGGTTACTATGAAGAGCGGACACAATTATGGAAGGAATATCAG GTAGTTCATGTTGCAAAATCAGATTCTCGACTCGCAAACAATGATTTGCCTCTTGATATGCAGAGGTTGAGATGTCGTGCTCTATATCATGCACTCCGGTTCTCTCCCCCAATCGAGAGCCTGGGAAAG AAGCTGGTGGAGCGGCTGAGAGCACGAGGAGGAAGATACATAGCTCTTCATCTGAGATATGAGAAAGACATGTTGTCTTTTACTGGTTGTACTTATGGTTTGACTGATGCAGAATCTGAAGAGCTGAGAATTATGAG GGAGACTACAAACCATTGGAAGGTCAAAGTGATAAACTCTACAGAACAGAGAATTGGAGGCTTTTGTCCACTAACACCCAAAGAGGTCGGGATATTTCTTCGGGCTCTTGGTTATCCTCAATCAACATTAATTTATATTGCGGCTGGAGAAATTTATGGTGGTAATACTCACCTTTCGGAGCTAACGTCCAGCTTCCCAAACATAGCTTTCAAG GAAACACTTGCAACCCAGGAAGAATTGGAAGCATTCAATAATCATGCGTCTCAAAATGCAGCTCTTGATTACATTATCTCTGTAGAGAGTGATGTGTTTGTCCCATCATATTCTGGTAATATGGCACGAGCTGTCGAGGGGCACCGTAGATATCTAGGCCACCGCAAGACAATCACACCTGACAG GAAAGGACTAGTCGAAGTTTTCGATAAGCTGGAAACTGGGGAGCTTAAAGAAGGATCCGCATTGTCTTTTCTTGTTCGCCAGATGCATGAGAACAG GCAAGGAGCTCCAAGGAAAAGAAGAGGTTCACTGCCAGGAATTAAAGGCCGAGCACGTTTCAGGACTGAAGAATCCTTTTATGAAAATCCATACCCTGAATGTATATGTAGTTCAAAAAGGCAGCTTCAAATGACATAA